One segment of Octopus sinensis linkage group LG27, ASM634580v1, whole genome shotgun sequence DNA contains the following:
- the LOC115225242 gene encoding zinc finger protein 253-like gives MLVRKRFVSSLDCCYNFLVILFIVRNNYVTTSGDEGFEALAGGGKPYHCDVCGKSFSDKSHLTKHNYIHTRAKRYHCDICGKSFFQKVHLTSHKYSHTGETPYECDVCGKSFSQKSHLSSHTSIDTEEKPHDCDICGEKQYHCNICGKSFVLRSYLTAHERTHTDERAYQCDICGKSFSGKRDKLCHCDICGKSFSWECAIYTHKCIHTREKPFHCKRCGKSLSVEQYLTNHKYIHTGEKAL, from the exons ATGTTGGTTCGTAAAAGATTTGTTAGTTCATTAGATTGTTGTTACAATTttctggttatcttatttattgtacggaACAATTATGTTACAACATCTGGCGATGAAGGTTTCGAAGCTCTTGCAG GAG GGgggaagccatatcactgtgatgtctgtggtaaatcattctctgataaaaGTCACCTTACTAAACACAATTACATTCATACAAGAGCGAAAcggtatcactgtgatatttgtggaaagTCATTCTTTCAGAAGGTTCACCTTACTTCTCACAAATAcagtcatacag gtgagacacCATATgaatgtgatgtctgtggtaaatcattctctcaaaaaagtcacCTTTCTTCTCACACATCCATTGATACAGAAGAGAAACCACatgactgtgatatttgtg gagagaaacaatATCACTGCAATATATGTGGTAAATCCTTTGTATTAAGAAGTTATTTAACTGCTCATGAACGTACCCACACTGATGAGAGggcatatcaatgtgatatctgtggtaaatcattctctggaaaaa GAGACAAACTatgtcactgtgatatctgtggtaaatcattctcttgggAATGtgctatatatactcataaatgtattcatacaagagagaagccCTTTCACTGTAAGAGGTGTGGCAAATCATTGTCTGTGGAACAATATTTAACtaatcacaaatacattcatacaggagagaaagcaCTGTAA
- the LOC115225245 gene encoding gastrula zinc finger protein XlCGF8.2DB-like yields the protein MNPQEMTKEREKLSHQCDMCKKTFSNKRNLTVHKFIHAGRKPYHCGKSFSQKHSLTSHISIHTGEKPYHCDVCGKSFSQKSHLTSHKYIHTGEKPYQCDICGKSFSQKIGLTKHKYIHTGEKPYHCDICGKSFSDKNNLTRHISSHTGEKPYHCDICGKSFSRKSHLSSHKSIHTGEKPYHCDICGKSFSDKSNLTRHISTHAGEKPYHYCCYNFLVILFIVRNNYVTTSGDEGFEALAGVFCGKRPYNTEYTEIHTAELNSEDQPLKILEGSEQKQNSYM from the exons atgaatcctcaagagatgacaaaagaaagagaaaaattatcacACCAATGTGATATGTGTAAAAAGACATTTTCTAATAAGCGAAATCTCACTGTTCACAAATTCATTCATGCTGGTaggaagccatatcactgtggtaaatcattctcccagaAGCACAGCCTTACTTCTCACATatccattcatacaggggagaaaccatatcactgtgatgtctgtggaaagTCATTCTCCCAAAAAAGTCACCTTacttctcacaaatacattcatacaggagagaaaccttatcaatgtgatatttgtggtaaatcattctctcagaagatAGGCCttactaaacacaaatacattcatacaggagagaaaccttatcactgtgatatttgtggtaaatcattctctgataaaaATAACCTTACTAGACACATATccagtcatacaggagagaaaccttatcactgtgatatctgtggaaaatcattctctcgaaaaagTCACCTTTCttctcacaaatccattcatacaggagagaaaccttatcactgtgatatttgtggtaaatcattctctgataaaaGCAACCTTACTAGACACATATCCACTCatgcaggagagaaaccttatcact ATTGTTGTTACAATTttctggttatcttatttattgtacggaACAATTATGTTACAACATCTGGCGATGAGGGTTTCGAAGCTCTTGCAG GTGTCTTTTGTGGTAAAAGGCCTTACAACACTGAATATACAGAAATTCACACTGCAGAACTAAATTCTGAAGATCAACCATTAAAGATCCTAGAGGGCTCTGAACAGAAACAAAATTCGTACATGTAA